The Solibacillus daqui genome has a segment encoding these proteins:
- a CDS encoding homoserine dehydrogenase — protein sequence MATIKAAILGFGTVGQGIYHILNEKRQELREKLGVELEVAKILVTDASRERVPGTKHLMTESMDEVLAEKGLQVVFEAIVNEEPAYGYLKRAVEAKCHVITANKVMFAKRGEELEALAKANGVFVGFEASVAGGVPIIKTMKNILLVNDVSRVQGILNGTTNYILTKMRAEGWGFENALKEAQRLGYAEADPFNDVSGQDAFKKLMILSSLAFGEQPNWADVEVIGIDTISLEQVAEATAKGLRYRHVAEVEKLEDGTIQAKVAPLLVDKNHPLYPVDDVFNAVAMETNYIGTLSITGPGAGMYPTASVMVEDYAEIIGKRAGFTVTI from the coding sequence ATGGCAACAATCAAGGCAGCCATCTTAGGATTTGGCACAGTAGGTCAAGGGATTTATCATATATTAAATGAAAAGAGGCAGGAGCTCCGCGAAAAGTTAGGTGTTGAGCTAGAGGTAGCGAAAATTTTAGTAACAGACGCTAGCCGTGAACGCGTACCAGGCACAAAGCATTTAATGACAGAATCAATGGACGAGGTTTTAGCAGAGAAGGGCCTACAAGTTGTGTTCGAGGCGATTGTCAATGAAGAGCCAGCATACGGTTATTTAAAACGTGCTGTGGAAGCAAAATGCCATGTCATTACAGCCAACAAAGTAATGTTTGCAAAGCGCGGAGAAGAATTAGAGGCTTTAGCAAAAGCAAATGGTGTGTTCGTAGGATTCGAAGCATCAGTAGCTGGCGGGGTGCCGATTATTAAAACGATGAAAAATATTCTACTTGTAAACGATGTTAGTCGCGTACAAGGGATTTTAAATGGTACGACAAACTACATTTTAACCAAAATGCGTGCAGAGGGCTGGGGCTTTGAAAACGCGCTAAAAGAAGCACAACGCTTAGGTTATGCAGAGGCTGATCCATTTAACGATGTTTCAGGTCAAGATGCATTCAAAAAACTGATGATTTTATCGAGCTTAGCGTTCGGCGAGCAGCCAAATTGGGCAGATGTTGAAGTTATCGGGATTGATACGATCTCATTAGAGCAAGTAGCAGAGGCAACGGCAAAAGGTTTACGCTACCGCCATGTTGCTGAAGTGGAAAAGTTAGAAGATGGCACAATTCAAGCAAAAGTTGCGCCGCTACTAGTGGATAAAAATCACCCGCTTTACCCGGTGGACGACGTGTTTAACGCCGTAGCGATGGAAACAAATTATATTGGGACATTATCAATCACTGGTCCAGGTGCAGGTATGTATCCAACAGCGAGTGTGATGGTAGAGGACTACGCGGAAATCATCGGTAAGCGTGCGGGATTTACCGTAACGATTTAA
- a CDS encoding DNA-binding protein, which translates to MYKSIEATAKDIGMPEYQIMKYIYEGRIKAVHDGENFLINSAQFDTYHEQLERIKEEIEIWRNTPIPEDMDVKDED; encoded by the coding sequence ATGTATAAATCAATTGAAGCAACAGCAAAGGATATCGGTATGCCCGAGTATCAAATTATGAAATATATTTACGAAGGGCGCATTAAAGCTGTTCATGATGGTGAAAACTTTTTAATTAATAGCGCTCAGTTTGACACATACCACGAACAATTAGAACGCATTAAAGAAGAGATTGAGATTTGGCGCAATACACCGATTCCTGAAGATATGGATGTAAAAGACGAGGACTAA
- a CDS encoding response regulator transcription factor has product MSQLTVLVTDDDKDIRDGIEIYLKNEGYHVLKAADGLEAIELLEKNEVHLIILDIMMPKMDGITATFKIRAERNIPIIMLSAKVEQTDKIHGLSVGADDYITKPFHPLELMARVKSQLRRYVDLGTFGETQGVEGLELDVAAREVKVDGEPVKLTPTEYKITELLLKNAGRVFSIGEIYELVWNEPAYNAENIVAVHIRKIREKIEANPKNPRYLKVVWGLGYKIEK; this is encoded by the coding sequence ATGAGTCAACTAACGGTGCTTGTAACGGATGATGATAAAGATATTCGTGACGGTATTGAAATTTATTTGAAAAATGAAGGTTATCATGTATTAAAGGCAGCAGATGGGCTAGAGGCAATCGAGCTATTGGAAAAAAACGAAGTCCATTTAATTATTTTAGATATTATGATGCCAAAAATGGACGGGATTACGGCGACCTTTAAAATTCGAGCAGAGCGTAATATTCCGATTATTATGTTGAGTGCAAAGGTCGAGCAGACGGACAAAATTCACGGTCTATCGGTTGGGGCGGATGATTATATTACAAAACCATTCCATCCATTAGAACTAATGGCGCGTGTGAAATCTCAGCTTCGTCGCTATGTAGATTTAGGGACATTTGGTGAAACACAAGGTGTCGAAGGGCTTGAGCTTGATGTAGCGGCACGTGAGGTGAAAGTAGACGGAGAGCCAGTGAAGCTAACACCGACGGAATATAAAATTACCGAGCTGCTATTAAAAAATGCAGGCCGTGTTTTTTCAATCGGTGAAATTTATGAGCTTGTGTGGAATGAGCCAGCGTATAATGCCGAAAATATTGTGGCCGTACATATCCGAAAAATCCGCGAAAAAATCGAAGCCAATCCGAAAAATCCACGCTATTTAAAAGTCGTGTGGGGCTTAGGTTATAAAATTGAAAAATAA